The following proteins come from a genomic window of Sorghum bicolor cultivar BTx623 chromosome 3, Sorghum_bicolor_NCBIv3, whole genome shotgun sequence:
- the LOC8081332 gene encoding phytochromobilin:ferredoxin oxidoreductase, chloroplastic isoform X3, translating to METTEKFKFIKPNEDNTVLSALSFSTSKVRLLRSLTIEQKNSAQVLDFAAFSEPEYDLPIFCANAFSSPARSIVVLDLNPLYDTTEHKDYREKYYRNLMPLIHKYSELLPWGGKITSESLRFFSPIVIWTIFEPTEANLQALYSAFMDYYKVWLELMDGAVRETNEEKIDRNREAQHKYLTWRAEKDPGYSLLKKLIGESGAKDLVREFLFEGVSSLGTKSFLDYFPEYAQEDGTVNRKRSMAGKSFGTRPWDVHGRFVGGDASC from the exons ATGGAGACTACG GAAAAGTTCAAGTTCATAAAACCAAATGAGGATAATACTGTTCTCAGTGCTTTGTCATTCAGCACTTCCAAAGTTAGACTGCTTCGGAGCTTGACAATTGAGCAGAAAAACTCAGCTCAG GTTCTTGACTTTGCTGCCTTCTCAGAACCTGAATACGACCTTCCTATATTTTGTGCAAATGCCTTTTCATCCCCTGCACGTAGTATCGTTGTCTT GGACCTCAATCCTTTGTATGATACCACTGAACACAAGGATTACAGGGAAAAATATTACAGGAACTTGATGCCTCTTATACACAAGTACAGTGAG CTTCTGCCATGGGGTGGCAAAATTACAAGCGAGTCTCTGAGATTCTTCTCGCCCATTGTTATCTGGACGATATTTGAGCCAACTGAAGCCAACCTCCAAGCTCTATACTCCGCCTTCATGGATTACTATAAG GTCTGGCTTGAGTTAATGGATGGAGCAGTTCGAGAAACCAACGAAGAAAAAATCGATCGTAATAGGGAAGCGCAACATAAGTATCTCACATGGAGAGCAGAGAAG GATCCTGGTTACTCTCTGCTAAAGAAGTTGATTGGTGAGAGCGGCGCCAAG GATCTGGTGAGGGAGTTCCTCTTCGAAGGAGTCAGCTCGCTCGGAACCAAGTCGTTTCTGGATTATTTCCCCGAGTACGCGCAAGAGGACGGGACGGTGAACAGGAAGCGGAGCATGGCCGGCAAGTCCTTTGGAACTCGGCCTTGGGACGTTCACGGACggttcgtcggcggcgacgcaaGCTGTTGA
- the LOC8081332 gene encoding phytochromobilin:ferredoxin oxidoreductase, chloroplastic isoform X2, with protein sequence MESEKQSVECACYSEKFKFIKPNEDNTVLSALSFSTSKVRLLRSLTIEQKNSAQVLDFAAFSEPEYDLPIFCANAFSSPARSIVVLDLNPLYDTTEHKDYREKYYRNLMPLIHKYSELLPWGGKITSESLRFFSPIVIWTIFEPTEANLQALYSAFMDYYKVWLELMDGAVRETNEEKIDRNREAQHKYLTWRAEKDPGYSLLKKLIGESGAKDLVREFLFEGVSSLGTKSFLDYFPEYAQEDGTVNRKRSMAGKSFGTRPWDVHGRFVGGDASC encoded by the exons ATGGAATCTGAAAAACAGTCTGTTGAGTGTGCTTGCTACTCA GAAAAGTTCAAGTTCATAAAACCAAATGAGGATAATACTGTTCTCAGTGCTTTGTCATTCAGCACTTCCAAAGTTAGACTGCTTCGGAGCTTGACAATTGAGCAGAAAAACTCAGCTCAG GTTCTTGACTTTGCTGCCTTCTCAGAACCTGAATACGACCTTCCTATATTTTGTGCAAATGCCTTTTCATCCCCTGCACGTAGTATCGTTGTCTT GGACCTCAATCCTTTGTATGATACCACTGAACACAAGGATTACAGGGAAAAATATTACAGGAACTTGATGCCTCTTATACACAAGTACAGTGAG CTTCTGCCATGGGGTGGCAAAATTACAAGCGAGTCTCTGAGATTCTTCTCGCCCATTGTTATCTGGACGATATTTGAGCCAACTGAAGCCAACCTCCAAGCTCTATACTCCGCCTTCATGGATTACTATAAG GTCTGGCTTGAGTTAATGGATGGAGCAGTTCGAGAAACCAACGAAGAAAAAATCGATCGTAATAGGGAAGCGCAACATAAGTATCTCACATGGAGAGCAGAGAAG GATCCTGGTTACTCTCTGCTAAAGAAGTTGATTGGTGAGAGCGGCGCCAAG GATCTGGTGAGGGAGTTCCTCTTCGAAGGAGTCAGCTCGCTCGGAACCAAGTCGTTTCTGGATTATTTCCCCGAGTACGCGCAAGAGGACGGGACGGTGAACAGGAAGCGGAGCATGGCCGGCAAGTCCTTTGGAACTCGGCCTTGGGACGTTCACGGACggttcgtcggcggcgacgcaaGCTGTTGA
- the LOC8062320 gene encoding probable calcium-binding protein CML10, with translation MGKIRMPVPSLFRRRSKSPPPQQQPAAEGKGTGSPPRAATAEEEMARVFRKFDANGDGRISRSELAALFESLGHAASDDEVARMMAEADADGDGFISLDEFAALNATVAGDAAAVEEDLRHAFRVFDADGNGTISAAELARVLRGLGESASVAQCRRMIEGVDQNGDGLISFEEFKVMMAGGGCFAKIA, from the coding sequence ATGGGGAAGATCAGGATGCCCGTGCCGTCCCTGTTCCGCCGCCGCTCCAAGTCGCCGCCGCCACAGCAGCAGCCTGCGGCCGAGGGCAAGGGCACCGGGTCCCCTCCGCGGGCGGCGACCGCGGAGGAGGAGATGGCGCGCGTGTTCCGCAAGTTCGACGCGAACGGCGACGGTCGGATCTCGCGGTCGGAGCTCGCCGCGCTGTTCGAGAGCCTGGGCcacgcggcctccgacgacgaggtggcgCGGATGATGGCCGAGGCGGACGCGGACGGCGACGGCTTCATCAGCCTGGACGAGTTCGCGGCGCTGAACGCGACGGTGGCCGGCGACGCGGCGGCAGTCGAGGAGGACCTCCGCCACGCGTTCCGCGTCTTCGACGCCGACGGCAACGGCACCATCTCCGCCGCCGAGCTCGCGCGCGTCCTCAGGGGCCTCGGCGAGTCCGCCTCCGTCGCGCAGTGCCGCCGCATGATCGAGGGCGTCGACCAGAACGGCGACGGCCTCATCTCGTTCGAGGAGTTCAAGGTCATGATGGCGGGCGGCGGCTGCTTCGCTAAGATCGCGTAG
- the LOC8062319 gene encoding probable calcium-binding protein CML35: MKLSMQSLARKLSLPSPTKRDAGGEGGKKNKKRSLSRGETPSFASSSSSSSDDALARSSTPRSVLPPPAAPLEIPRRELEAVLRRLGHAEPSDAELDAVAALAAQPPPADGDGDDLMEAFRVFDADGDGRITAEELRAVLEGILGGGPDACSLDDCRRMIGGVDADGDGFVGFQDFTRMMMTATADARTFL; the protein is encoded by the coding sequence ATGAAGCTGTCCATGCAGTCGCTCGCCAGGAAGCTGTCCCTGCCGTCCCCGACGAAGCGGGACGCCGGCGGCGAGGGcgggaagaagaacaagaagcgcTCCCTGTCGCGCGGCGAGACGCCGTCGTTcgcgtcgtcgtcctcctcctcatctGACGACGCGCTGGCGCGGTCCTCCACGCCGCGCTCCGTGCTCCCGCCGCCGGCAGCGCCGCTGGAGATCCCGCGGCGGGAGCTGGAGGCCGTGCTGCGGCGCCTGGGCCACGCCGAGCCGTCCGACGCCGAGCTCGACGCCGTGGCCGCCCTCGCCGCGCAGCCTCCGCCTGCGGACGGCGACGGCGATGACCTCATGGAGGCGTTCCGCGTGTTCGACGCCGACGGCGACGGCCGCATCACCGCCGAGGAGCTCCGCGCCGTCCTGGAGGGCATCCTCGGCGGCGGGCCCGACGCGTGCAGCCTCGACGACTGCCGCCGCATGATTGGCGGCGTTGACGCCGACGGCGACGGATTCGTTGGATTCCAGGACTTCACGCGCATGATGATGACCGCCACCGCCGACGCGCGGACCTTCTTGTGA
- the LOC8081332 gene encoding phytochromobilin:ferredoxin oxidoreductase, chloroplastic isoform X1, whose amino-acid sequence MSVGAGFSYKKFVHFALEQTRHRSTLVPHPSQEKFKFIKPNEDNTVLSALSFSTSKVRLLRSLTIEQKNSAQVLDFAAFSEPEYDLPIFCANAFSSPARSIVVLDLNPLYDTTEHKDYREKYYRNLMPLIHKYSELLPWGGKITSESLRFFSPIVIWTIFEPTEANLQALYSAFMDYYKVWLELMDGAVRETNEEKIDRNREAQHKYLTWRAEKDPGYSLLKKLIGESGAKDLVREFLFEGVSSLGTKSFLDYFPEYAQEDGTVNRKRSMAGKSFGTRPWDVHGRFVGGDASC is encoded by the exons ATGAGCGTCGGCGCCGGCTTCTCGTACAAGAAGTTCGTCCACTTCGCGCTGGAGCAGACCCGCCACCGCTCCACTCTCGTCCCCCACCCGTCCCAG GAAAAGTTCAAGTTCATAAAACCAAATGAGGATAATACTGTTCTCAGTGCTTTGTCATTCAGCACTTCCAAAGTTAGACTGCTTCGGAGCTTGACAATTGAGCAGAAAAACTCAGCTCAG GTTCTTGACTTTGCTGCCTTCTCAGAACCTGAATACGACCTTCCTATATTTTGTGCAAATGCCTTTTCATCCCCTGCACGTAGTATCGTTGTCTT GGACCTCAATCCTTTGTATGATACCACTGAACACAAGGATTACAGGGAAAAATATTACAGGAACTTGATGCCTCTTATACACAAGTACAGTGAG CTTCTGCCATGGGGTGGCAAAATTACAAGCGAGTCTCTGAGATTCTTCTCGCCCATTGTTATCTGGACGATATTTGAGCCAACTGAAGCCAACCTCCAAGCTCTATACTCCGCCTTCATGGATTACTATAAG GTCTGGCTTGAGTTAATGGATGGAGCAGTTCGAGAAACCAACGAAGAAAAAATCGATCGTAATAGGGAAGCGCAACATAAGTATCTCACATGGAGAGCAGAGAAG GATCCTGGTTACTCTCTGCTAAAGAAGTTGATTGGTGAGAGCGGCGCCAAG GATCTGGTGAGGGAGTTCCTCTTCGAAGGAGTCAGCTCGCTCGGAACCAAGTCGTTTCTGGATTATTTCCCCGAGTACGCGCAAGAGGACGGGACGGTGAACAGGAAGCGGAGCATGGCCGGCAAGTCCTTTGGAACTCGGCCTTGGGACGTTCACGGACggttcgtcggcggcgacgcaaGCTGTTGA
- the LOC110433508 gene encoding uncharacterized protein LOC110433508 — translation MSPRPPSGAPSLSPSLPAPTTSMPPRERLRRLFGKRRLSPSLPPSPRSGDLHGNGEKHDGDGFQQGVKHVLQKERTVVEIAAVGDFQLLKLSFTNIATLKAIFLQSPVATAGHVRAREQRSRCERELPGCSRGNMG, via the exons ATGTCGCCTCGCCCACCTTCCggtgctccctctctctctccctccctccctgctCCTACGACCTCCATGCCACCGAGAGAGCGATTGCGGAGGCTTTTCGGCAAGCGGCGCCTCTCTCCTTCTCTGCCTCCCTCCCCTCGCTCTGGTGATCTCCATGGCAACGGAGAAAAGCACGACGGCGATGGCTTCCAGCAAG GTGTGAAGCATGTGTTGCAGAAAGAGAGGACTGTTGTTGAGATTGCTGCAGTAGGGGATTTTCAATTATTGAAATTATCTTTTACAAATATTGCAACACTAAAAG CCATCTTTCTGCAGTCACCTGTTGCAACTGCTGGCCATGTGCGCGCGCGTGAGCAGCGGAGCAGGTGCGAGCGAGAACTCCCCGGGTGCAGTCGAGGCAACATGGGATAG